A region of Diospyros lotus cultivar Yz01 chromosome 3, ASM1463336v1, whole genome shotgun sequence DNA encodes the following proteins:
- the LOC127796744 gene encoding LOW QUALITY PROTEIN: cytochrome P450 CYP82J17-like (The sequence of the model RefSeq protein was modified relative to this genomic sequence to represent the inferred CDS: deleted 1 base in 1 codon), whose translation MDSLSQLLLIPGFVALILLFNLWISSRRPHKEHQTNGNGKSPPEVTGAWPVIGHLHLLSDRTPARPTLAAMADKYGPIFTLRLGVYRVLVVNSWEAVKDCFTTNDKIFANRPQSSHAEYLGYNSAAFGFANHGPLWREMRRLTVVELLSARRLEMLKRVRVSEVETSVKELYKDCPGKVVMSEWLERLTLNIIVRMIAGKRYHGDCAGETDSEAASHFRRVIKEFMYVSGDFVLSDMIPFPPLRWVDLFGKLKEFKRIGTELDWVFEKWIEEHRGRVAGDEEEDFIDVMLSKIDERFTYGHTRDTIVKATLMDLILAGSETTFVHLTWLLSLLLNNRHALKLAQQEMDDKVGKDRWVEESDIVNLPYLRAIVKETLRLYPPAPIAVPHEASEDCRVGGYHVPKGTRLFVNVWKLHRDPRIWSDPDEFRPERFLSSHSEVDASGHHFEFVPFGSGRRSCPGITLATQVTHLTAARLLQGFEMATKSDEAVDMAEGFGITLPKATPLEVLITPRLSYELYI comes from the exons ATGGATTCCCTTTCTCAATTACTACTGATTCCTGGCTTTGTAGCTCTAATTTTGCTGTTTAATCTATGGATATCATCAAGAAGGCCTCATAAAGAGCATCAGACCAACGGCAACGGCAAGTCGCCGCCTGAAGTGACCGGCGCATGGCCGGTCATCGGCCACCTCCACCTCCTCAGCGACCGGACCCCCGCTCGCCCG ACCCTCGCCGCCATGGCCGACAAATACGGCCCAATCTTCACCCTCCGTCTCGGCGTCTACCGCGTGCTGGTCGTCAACAGCTGGGAAGCCGTCAAGGACTGCTTCACCACCAACGACAAAATCTTCGCCAACCGCCCCCAATCCAGCCACGCCGAGTACCTTGGCTACAACTCGGCCGCCTTCGGCTTCGCCAACCATGGCCCGTTGTGGCGGGAGATGCGCCGGCTCACCGTCGTCGAGCTGCTCTCGGCGCGCCGGCTTGAGATGCTGAAGAGAGTGAGAGTTTCAGAGGTGGAGACTAGCGTCAAAGAGCTCTACAAGGATTGCCCCGGGAAGGTGGTGATGAGTGAGTGGCTCGAGCGACTGACTCTGAACATAATCGTGAGGATGATAGCCGGGAAGAGATACCACGGCGACTGCGCAGGAGAAACAGATTCAGAGGCGGCGAGCCACTTCAGGAGAGTGATCAAGGAGTTTATGTATGTGAGCGGGGATTTTGTGCTGTCAGATATGATCCCGTTTCCGCCGCTGAGATGGGTGGATTTGTTCGGAAAGTTGAAGGAATTTAAGCGAATTGGGACGGAGTTGGACTGGGTGTTCGAGAAATGGATCGAAGAGCATCGCGGAAGGGTCGCCggagatgaggaagaagactTTATAGATGTGATGCTGTCTAAAATTGACGAGAGGTTCACTTATGGCCACACACGCGACACCATCGTCAAGGCAACCCTAATG GACCTCATCTTAGCAGGCTCGGAAACCACATTTGTCCACTTGACATGGCTCTTGTCCCTATTACTCAACAACAGACACGCCCTCAAGCTCGCTCAGCAAGAGATGGACGACAAAGTGGGCAAAGACAGATGGGTTGAAGAATCCGACATCGTGAACCTGCCCTATCTCCGAGCCATTGTCAAGGAAACGCTGCGCCTGTACCCGCCGGCGCCGATAGCCGTGCCGCACGAGGCCTCCGAAGACTGCCGAGTGGGAGGTTATCACGTTCCCAAAGGCACTCGCCTCTTCGTCAACGTCTGGAAGCTGCACCGGGACCCTCGGATTTGGTCCGATCCCGACGAGTTCAGGCCGGAGAGGTTCTTGTCGAGCCACTCGGAAGTCGATGCTTCCGGCCACCACTTTGAGTTCGTACCGTTTGGCTCCGGCAGAAGGTCCTGCCCCGGAATCACACTTGCTACTCAG GTGACGCACTTGACGGCGGCTCGATTACTTCAGGGTTTTGAGATGGCGACCAAGTCAGATGAAGCAGTGGACATGGCGGAAGGGTTTGGCATCACCTTGCCGAAGGCGACTCCATTGGAAGTACTGATAACCCCCCGTCTTAGTTATGAATTGTATATATGA
- the LOC127796279 gene encoding uncharacterized protein LOC127796279, whose translation MANESSLLEVSSEEDERIELSLGLSIGGSLRKSDKAKNEEHKAANSCGKIESEGSNVDGCWRPEGQGGSEYLDPQRKREIHAMRRQEARRKREGKLRKAVNGGFGEDKMWMEAQRLQIRVRDREMREKEARIQEHACNRDKSQVAGGNSAVVNEEVKEAAHGSSPPGIPVAPLQYPYPSLQYVQLGNGFAYPCVMPCWAPALGSVGNEKNTEQPAACRSFHTYQVSPSSGIVSDSERNSVRDGGNRNTVSNMSPVCSSSVVSDHRSTSPQGGSSTDTGSRSSHCKPERSEQLGQSEHSVSSNQVESSTKTNNAKATNHDEKPVLSSTIQTSPTKVTKEINSKTQPNTIKLPITSQNPKASPTESGSQGSSKPPKPETPSPNTPPFSKMPCVSTTGNGPNGKTITGFLYRYTKAEVSIICVCHGSSFSPAEFVEHAGGKDIANPLKHITVIPSAFG comes from the exons ATGGCAAATGAGAGTTCGTTGCTTGAGGTTTCGAGTGAAGAGGACGAAAGGATCGAGCTGAGCTTGGGCTTGTCGATCGGCGGAAGCTTGAGGAAATCTGATAAGGCGAAGAACGAAGAGCATAAAGCTGCGAATTCTTGCGGGAAGATTGAATCGGAGGGTTCCAATGTGGATGGTTGTTGGAGGCCTGAGGGGCAGGGCGGATCGGAGTATTTGGATCCGCAGAGGAAACGCGAGATTCACGCGATGAGACGGCAAGAGGCTAGGAGGAAGAGAGAGGGGAAGTTAAGGAAGGCCGTCAATGGCGGTTTTGGGGAAGATAAGATGTGGATGGAGGCGCAAAGGCTTCAGATTAGGGTTAGGGACagggagatgagagagaaagaggctCGAATTCAGGAACACGCGTGTAACAGAGACAAGAGCCAAGTAGCCGGCGGCAACAGTGCCGTTGTAAATGAAGAGGTAAAAGAGGCCGCTCATGGCTCGTCGCCGCCGGGGATTCCGGTGGCGCCGCTGCAGTACCCGTATCCGTCATTGCAGTACGTGCAGTTGGGGAACGGGTTCGCGTACCCTTGCGTAATGCCGTGTTGGGCTCCGGCTTTGGGGAGTGTTGGTAATGAAAAGAACACTGAACAACCGGCGGCTTGCCGGAGTTTCCACACGTATCAGGTGAGTCCAAGTTCTGGGATTGTGTCTGATTCCGAGCGTAACAGTGTCAGAGATGGTGGCAATCGGAACACGGTATCAAATATGTCTCCAGTCTGCAGTTCTTCTGTGGTTTCCGACCACCGGAGCACCTCTCCACAAG GTGGCAGCAGCACTGATACTGGAAGCCGATCAAGTCACTGCAAACCAGAACGAAGCGAACAACTGGGACAGTCCGAGCATAGTGTTTCCTCTAACCAGGTAGAGTCTTCTACCAAAACCAATAATGCTAAAGCCACAAACCATGACGAGAAGCCAGTTTTGTCCAGCACCATTCAAACCAGTCCAACAAAAGTTACCAAAGAAATTAACTCAAAAACCCAACCTAACACAATTAAGCTGCCCATTACATCTCAGAATCCAAAAGCCAGTCCAACAGAGTCGGGCAGCCAGGGTTCAAGCAAGCCTCCAAAGCCTGAAACTCCTAGTCCCAATACCCCTCCCTTCTCAAAGATGCCCTGTGTTTCGACAACAGGGAACGGCCCCAATGGAAAGACCATTACCGGGTTCTTGTACAGATATACAAAAGCAGAGGTCAGCATCATTTGTGTCTGCCATGGAAGCTCATTCTCCCCGGCCGAGTTTGTGGAGCATGCCGGAGGCAAAGACATAGCAAATCCTTTGAAGCACATTACGGTGATTCCTTCTGCTTTCGGATGA